In Prosthecobacter dejongeii, a genomic segment contains:
- a CDS encoding cryptochrome/photolyase family protein, with amino-acid sequence MPQHSTVIHWFRRDLRLMDNTALHQAAREGAQVIPVYVLSDWKAHHGWTGSARQQFLCGCLESLDKNLETLGSRLILRCGRADEELEKLIKETEAKAVYFNRDYDPYGREMEKKVQEVCRRIGIECHSYKDRVLHEADEVLTGSGSPYRVYTPYSRNWLGLDKTPTLGKLGSLGTAPGKAVKSLPLPTLQHWKLPENTAQLPIPGERAARERMKNFIENRTLHSYAQKRNIPAGTTTSRLGQDLRFGLISIRELYARCQSAAAQATIADAKTSIETYIKELAWREFYLAILWNNPSVFEEEFAPEFRGMPWPGSDEHFQIWSQGRTGFPIVDAGMRELLATGFMHNRVRMIVSMFLTKDLHCHWRLGESFFMQHLLDGENASNNGGWQWSAGTGADAAPYFRIQNPWTQTKSYDPDGTYIRTWVPELKNVSQEKFLAPPKDNRALAPGYPLPMVDHSTERDRTLAIFAKHRGK; translated from the coding sequence ATGCCTCAGCACTCCACCGTCATTCACTGGTTCCGCCGCGATCTCCGGCTGATGGATAACACCGCCTTGCATCAAGCGGCTAGAGAGGGAGCTCAAGTGATCCCTGTTTATGTATTGAGCGACTGGAAAGCCCATCACGGGTGGACGGGGTCTGCGCGCCAGCAGTTTCTTTGCGGTTGCTTGGAATCCCTCGACAAAAATTTAGAAACCCTGGGCAGTCGGCTCATCCTTCGCTGTGGGCGTGCCGATGAAGAACTGGAAAAGCTCATCAAAGAAACTGAAGCCAAAGCCGTGTATTTTAATCGCGACTACGATCCCTATGGACGTGAGATGGAAAAGAAGGTGCAGGAGGTGTGTCGCCGCATCGGCATCGAATGCCATAGCTACAAGGACCGAGTGCTGCATGAAGCTGATGAAGTGCTCACAGGCAGCGGAAGCCCCTACCGAGTATATACTCCTTACTCGCGTAACTGGCTGGGCCTGGACAAAACACCCACACTTGGAAAACTGGGCAGCCTCGGAACTGCGCCTGGGAAGGCAGTGAAAAGCCTGCCACTGCCGACCCTTCAACATTGGAAACTCCCGGAGAACACTGCACAACTACCCATCCCTGGTGAGCGAGCAGCGCGAGAGCGAATGAAGAACTTCATCGAAAATCGGACCTTGCACAGCTATGCTCAAAAGCGAAACATTCCCGCTGGCACGACGACCTCCCGTCTCGGCCAAGATCTACGCTTCGGTCTCATTTCCATTCGGGAATTGTATGCCCGCTGCCAAAGTGCTGCGGCACAAGCTACGATAGCGGATGCCAAAACTTCCATTGAAACTTACATCAAGGAACTGGCTTGGCGTGAGTTTTATCTCGCCATTTTGTGGAATAACCCGTCTGTCTTTGAAGAGGAATTTGCCCCTGAATTCCGCGGCATGCCATGGCCCGGTTCGGATGAGCATTTTCAGATCTGGAGCCAAGGCCGCACTGGATTTCCCATTGTGGATGCAGGCATGCGCGAGTTGCTAGCCACTGGCTTCATGCACAATCGGGTAAGGATGATTGTTTCCATGTTTCTTACCAAGGATCTGCATTGTCACTGGCGACTGGGAGAGAGTTTTTTCATGCAGCATCTGCTGGATGGTGAGAATGCCAGCAACAATGGTGGCTGGCAATGGAGCGCTGGCACAGGTGCAGATGCAGCTCCCTATTTCCGTATTCAAAATCCATGGACTCAGACGAAAAGTTATGATCCAGACGGCACCTACATTCGCACCTGGGTACCAGAACTGAAAAACGTGTCGCAAGAGAAATTCCTGGCTCCCCCAAAGGATAATCGAGCCCTTGCTCCAGGCTACCCGTTACCGATGGTGGATCACTCCACCGAGAGAGATCGTACACTGGCGATCTTTGCCAAACATCGCGGCAAGTAA
- a CDS encoding class I SAM-dependent methyltransferase, whose amino-acid sequence MHDRFLLFMLLALGLQAQVSAPPPALTEYQGRIIAQTMHWQGAGWLIRHKRDREEATLRMREELKLKPGMAVCDMGSGNGYHTLPMAEAVGKDGKVYAVEVQVEMIEMLKKRAEAKGITNIVSIIGEMHDPMLPAASCDLVLLVDVYHEFSHPEQMLAGIRKALKPDGVVVLVEFRAEDDSVPIKPEHKMTKAQINKELTSNGFKLVREFNELPWQHMMFFGLAKE is encoded by the coding sequence ATGCATGACCGTTTTTTGCTTTTTATGCTGCTGGCTCTGGGGCTACAGGCTCAGGTATCAGCCCCTCCTCCAGCTTTGACGGAATATCAGGGCCGAATAATCGCCCAAACGATGCATTGGCAGGGAGCGGGGTGGCTGATCCGCCACAAAAGAGACCGAGAAGAGGCGACGCTACGGATGCGCGAAGAGTTAAAACTCAAACCCGGCATGGCTGTGTGTGACATGGGCAGTGGCAATGGCTACCACACGCTGCCGATGGCCGAAGCGGTGGGCAAAGATGGCAAAGTGTATGCCGTGGAAGTGCAGGTGGAAATGATTGAGATGCTCAAAAAAAGAGCTGAGGCCAAGGGCATCACGAACATCGTGAGCATCATCGGAGAGATGCATGACCCCATGCTGCCTGCGGCGTCTTGTGATCTAGTCCTGTTAGTGGATGTTTATCATGAGTTTTCCCACCCCGAGCAGATGCTAGCAGGCATCCGTAAGGCGCTAAAACCCGATGGAGTGGTGGTTTTGGTCGAGTTCCGTGCAGAAGATGACAGTGTGCCGATCAAACCTGAGCACAAGATGACCAAGGCTCAGATCAATAAAGAACTGACAAGCAATGGCTTTAAGCTGGTGCGGGAGTTCAATGAACTGCCCTGGCAACATATGATGTTCTTTGGGTTAGCTAAAGAGTGA
- a CDS encoding PSD1 and planctomycete cytochrome C domain-containing protein, whose amino-acid sequence MNLHLFILGAAVFMSSARAAMGTDTAFFEGKIRPVLVKHCYECHSAESGKTKGGLSLDSKQGLLTGGDSGPAVVPGEPTKSLLLAAMRHEDPDLAMPPKGPALATAVTIDFETWIREGAVDPRISSAPIQERPPVDVAAGKKFWSYQKPQKHPNPEVQNKGWARRDLDHHILAKLEREGLSPSPDAAPGVLLRRLYLDLTGLPPTPEESQTFVKAWTALETREGLLASTVDGLLKSPRFAERWARHWLDVARFAESNGRESNLVFPHAWRYRDYVVDAIQSDKPYDRFIVEQIAGDLLPAKNESERAEHLIATGFLAMGAKGLNEMNKAQFAADLADEQLDTVTRAIIASSIACARCHDHKSEPFSMEDYYALAGIFQSTQTHYGTWIDSENNNGSSLIRLPKLPAQLIPNKPLNPSKVRQLRADRNKLDAEQTAQEAYIKKAQKEGRDISHEGFRLLSNAIRILWTRGGIDGQLMTVDDEGNALPLCMGVEDAAHIQEAQLLNRGEIAQPVKAVPRGFPAVFDLSVSAPGPVQSGRLELAKWLTHPEHPLTARVIANRVWRHLFGVGLVRTADNFGYSGERPSHPELLDTLAQQMIQQDWSLKALVREIVLSRSYRQASDYRKDGFEKDPDNRLLWRAHKRRLDAEVIRDSMLAISGELDVSRRPGSLVTEFTGQSVSLMGFNTALPADLDGSLRRSIYLPVVRDHLPDVLELFDFAEPTLVTGNRDVTNVPLQALYLLNGPWVQQRAAALAKRALRGKNNPEAYLKRAFELCFNRAPDQAEKELANAFFQAARGISASEHKSDEYRLFTLFCQSLLASAEFRYVD is encoded by the coding sequence ATGAATCTCCACCTCTTCATTTTGGGCGCGGCGGTTTTCATGAGCAGTGCCAGGGCGGCCATGGGGACAGACACGGCTTTTTTTGAAGGCAAGATCCGCCCCGTTTTGGTGAAGCATTGTTATGAATGTCATTCCGCAGAATCTGGTAAGACCAAAGGAGGATTGTCACTGGATAGCAAACAAGGACTGCTAACGGGCGGTGATAGTGGCCCTGCAGTAGTCCCAGGAGAGCCTACCAAAAGCCTGCTGCTGGCGGCCATGCGGCATGAAGATCCAGATCTGGCAATGCCGCCAAAAGGCCCCGCTCTGGCGACAGCAGTGACGATAGATTTTGAAACCTGGATTCGAGAAGGAGCCGTGGATCCACGAATCTCTTCCGCCCCTATTCAAGAAAGGCCACCTGTGGATGTGGCCGCTGGAAAGAAATTCTGGAGTTACCAAAAGCCGCAGAAACACCCAAATCCAGAGGTCCAAAACAAAGGGTGGGCGCGGCGGGATTTGGATCATCACATCCTAGCGAAGTTGGAAAGGGAGGGGCTCTCCCCTTCCCCAGATGCGGCTCCAGGCGTGCTTTTACGGCGCCTTTATCTGGACCTCACTGGCCTGCCGCCGACGCCTGAAGAATCGCAAACCTTTGTTAAGGCCTGGACGGCTTTGGAGACGAGAGAGGGACTCCTAGCCAGCACGGTGGACGGGCTTCTGAAGAGCCCCAGATTTGCCGAACGTTGGGCACGTCATTGGTTAGACGTAGCGAGATTTGCGGAATCCAATGGCCGGGAGTCCAACCTCGTCTTTCCTCATGCATGGCGTTATCGCGATTATGTGGTGGATGCCATCCAATCAGATAAACCCTATGACCGATTCATCGTCGAACAGATTGCGGGAGATCTTCTACCCGCCAAAAATGAATCCGAACGGGCGGAGCATCTGATTGCCACTGGGTTCTTGGCCATGGGTGCGAAAGGGCTGAATGAAATGAACAAGGCCCAGTTTGCTGCCGATTTGGCCGATGAACAATTGGACACCGTGACACGGGCCATCATCGCCAGTTCGATAGCCTGCGCACGCTGTCATGATCATAAAAGTGAGCCCTTCAGCATGGAGGACTATTATGCACTAGCGGGTATTTTTCAAAGTACCCAAACTCATTATGGCACCTGGATTGATTCCGAGAACAACAACGGCAGCAGCCTCATTCGACTGCCCAAACTCCCAGCCCAATTGATCCCTAACAAGCCCCTTAACCCATCAAAGGTAAGGCAACTCCGAGCGGATCGAAACAAATTGGATGCTGAGCAGACAGCGCAAGAAGCCTACATCAAAAAGGCTCAAAAAGAGGGCCGGGACATCAGCCATGAAGGCTTCAGACTGCTGAGCAATGCCATCCGCATTCTCTGGACACGAGGAGGCATCGATGGCCAACTGATGACGGTGGATGATGAAGGCAATGCCTTACCCCTATGTATGGGCGTCGAGGATGCTGCCCACATTCAAGAGGCTCAGTTGCTGAATCGCGGAGAAATCGCTCAACCAGTCAAAGCCGTCCCGCGAGGGTTCCCGGCTGTATTTGATCTATCTGTTTCCGCTCCGGGACCTGTTCAAAGTGGTCGCTTAGAATTGGCCAAATGGCTGACTCATCCAGAACATCCACTGACTGCTCGTGTCATCGCGAATCGCGTATGGCGGCATCTCTTCGGGGTAGGGTTGGTGAGGACAGCGGACAATTTTGGCTACAGTGGCGAAAGGCCTTCGCATCCAGAGTTGCTGGATACTTTAGCCCAACAAATGATTCAGCAAGATTGGTCACTCAAAGCGCTGGTCAGAGAAATCGTGTTATCCCGAAGCTATCGGCAAGCCTCCGACTACCGAAAAGATGGCTTTGAGAAAGACCCGGACAATCGCCTGCTGTGGCGGGCACATAAACGACGTTTGGATGCTGAAGTGATTCGTGACTCCATGCTCGCTATCTCAGGCGAGCTGGATGTCAGCCGCCGTCCGGGTTCTCTGGTCACAGAATTTACAGGTCAGTCTGTTTCTTTGATGGGTTTCAATACCGCTTTGCCAGCGGATTTAGATGGCAGCCTACGTCGCTCCATTTATCTTCCTGTGGTGAGAGATCACCTGCCCGATGTCCTGGAATTATTCGACTTTGCAGAGCCCACCTTGGTCACAGGGAATCGCGATGTGACAAATGTTCCTCTGCAAGCTCTCTACCTACTCAATGGCCCTTGGGTGCAGCAGAGGGCTGCTGCTTTAGCCAAGCGAGCACTGCGGGGAAAAAATAATCCAGAGGCCTATCTAAAACGAGCATTTGAACTTTGCTTTAACCGAGCACCTGACCAAGCAGAGAAAGAATTAGCCAATGCTTTTTTTCAAGCGGCACGTGGTATCAGTGCAAGCGAGCACAAGTCGGATGAATACCGACTATTCACACTTTTCTGCCAATCATTATTGGCCAGCGCCGAGTTTCGTTACGTGGATTAA